In Nostoc edaphicum CCNP1411, the sequence CGTTGCCGCGATTTCCGAGTATAGTATCGTTGCCATCCCCACCAGATAGCCAGTCGATACCGTCGCCACCTCGTAGCAGGTCATTACCAGCGCCACCATTGAGGGTGTCATTTCCAGTACCACCAGTTAGGGTGTCATTTCCATCACCACCAGAGGCAGTTAAGGGTGTAGATGTGCCACTAGCATCAAGCAAATCATTTCCAGCCCCACCGTTGAACCATACTGCATTTACTCCAGTTCCGGTGAGGTCGTTGACATCGAGGATGTCATCGCCACCACCACCATTGATTTCAAATCTCTCTGCACTATCTACAGTCAAGGTGAACGGAACTAAGTTCAGCCGATCAAAGATTGCTTTTCCTTGGGCGTCCTTTTGGAGGCGGAAGTTGTCTCCGACACCCGCACCATTGACCTCAACCACGTCATAGCCAGCATTCCCGCTGATTCTGTCGCTACCGTCACCGTTGTTCCAGATCAGGCGATCGTTGCCGTTTCCACCACTAAAGGTGTCGTTGCCGCGATCGCCTACTACAGTATCGTTGCCATCCCCACCAAATAGCCAGTCGATACCGTCGCCACCTCGTAGCAGGTCATTTCCAGCGCTACCATTGAGGGTGTCATTACCAGCGCCACCAGTTAGGGTGTCATTTCCATCCAAACCACTGAAGTTATCAGAAGCGGCATCACTAGTACCTGTATCTGCTCCATTAGTTGGCCCTGGCCCTGGAATCCAATTTATTGCCATGATCAATACTCCCAATTCTTAATTTTTAAGAGAATAACGAGGTACTAATACTTCATTTCTAAGAGAATATGAAAGTACTAGTTTCTGTCTATGAACTATAAAACTTATGGTTTTTAGCTGCTAAGTATTACTCAGAGATACTTGCTTCTTTTATGCAGAATCTCGATTTTTCTAAAACTTCTTGACTATGAAATTTGCAGACAGTCCTTAGTACATTTCAACTTTTTCGGCATGTGGAAAAGAAAGAATGGTTCGCCAATGCCTTGCCCAAACTAGCTTTCAACTGATTGAATCATTTTCGCTCAAGTTAAAGCGAATGTCAGTAGCTTTAAATAAATGACAATTTTAAATATTAACCCGTGTTCATATTGTTATTTTGCTGACAAAGACATTAATTCTTCGAGCAGTATTAATAACTAAATGTTTATCTGTAAAATATAGTAAGTCTTGATACAAAGTATTTAAAAGCGCCAGCAAACAACAGCAGCTACTAAAAATCAATTCATACTGTTACTAATAAAGGGTTTTTGCTGAAGGCTGAAGCATTTATTTTTGCATTTACTCTCAAGCAAGCATGTATATAATGAGTAAAATATAATACTTTAATCTGATTCTCATTCCCTCCCTTGTTAAGCCTACGGTGTACACACAAGTCGAAAAAAGATCAATTTATCTCGTTCCTATGCAGAGAAATAGGAATGCCTGATTAGGGGCTGCTGCCTCTAGTCAGATATTGAGTCAGAGACTCAATGAATGCATTCCCAGTCGGAGACTGGGAACGAGGAAATGCTTATCAAGCTAGGTTTTTAGGACTTGTGTGTACACCGTAGCCTTGTTAGGCAGGGAATGAGAGAATGTTAACTCGCGACTAAATTGCCCCAACCGACGTAGGGTAATTTTGCAGCCGTTGCTTTAACTTGGGCGGCATTCGCCACCAATTGACCGCAAGCGTCCCAAGTTCCAGAAATAAATGTGCTTCTTGTCCCTTCACCGATCGCAACTGGGGCTGTGTAATCACCAATTTGCACTTGTAAGGTTTCCAAATTTACTGTCACGCCAGCTTGAGGATTGGCAGCGACTAACTCTTGCAGTTGTTTAACAGTAACAGCATCAGCTGTCAGACAAGGTATGCCCATTGCCACACAGTTACCGAAAAAGATTTCTGCGAAGCTTTCACCGATTAAAGCTTGGATTCCCCATTTTGCGATCGCTTGGGGTGCATGTTCCCGTGATGAACCACAGCCAAAGTTACGGTTGACTATTAAAATATTCGCCCCTTTGTATTGGGGTTGGTCAAAGGCATGTTCACCTTTAAGTGCTGTCCGGTCATCAATAAACGCGCCTTCGCCTAACCCATCAAAGGTAACGGCTTTCAAATATCGCGCGGGAATAATGCGATCGGTATCTATATCATTGCCCACTAAGGGTATACCGCGCCCTGAAACTGTTTTAACTTCACTCACCATAAACTTTATTTACCTATCATTTCAATGACAGCCTAATTTCTACAAATGACCAATGACAAATGACCAATGACCAAAAAATTACAACAACTCACGCACGTCAGAGACTTCGCCTTTAATCGCAGCTGTAGCGACCATCGCCGGACTCATTAATAATGTGCGGCCAGAGGAGGAACCCTGTCTGCCTTTAAAGTTGCGGTTGGAGGAAGAGGCGCTGATTTGTCTTCCTTGCAGCTTATCGGGGTTCATGGCTAGGCACATAGAACATCCTGGTTCACGCCATTCAAATCCAGCTTCCTGAAAGATTTTATCTAGTCCTTCAGCTTCCGCCTCTTCCTTCACCCGTTCAGAACCAGGGACAACAAAGGCTTTGATTCCCTCTGCAACGTGGCGACCTTTGGCGATTTTCGCAGCTTCTCGCAAATCGCTAATTCTACCGTTGGTGCAACTACCAATAAAGCAGACATCTATTTTAGTACCCTTGATCGGTTGACCAGGATATAAATCCATGTAACGGTAAGCTTCTTCGGCAATAAATCGGTCTTCTTCTAGCAGTTCTTCTGGTTGAGGTACTGACTGGTTGACGCCGATACCTTGACCGGGAGTAATCCCCCAGGTGACGGTAGGAGAAATTTCCGCAGCGTCGAATACCACCACATCATCGTATTGGGCATCAGCATCACTCTTGATGGAATCCCACCAAGCTACTGCTTTATCCCAATCTCCACCTTTGGGAGCAAAATCTCTGCCTTTAAGGTAATCGTAGGTGACTTGATCGGGATTGACATAGCCGCAACGTGCACCGCCTTCGATCGCCATATTGCAGACAGTCATCCTCTCTTCCATATTCATTTGTTCAAATGTCGTCCCTGCAAATTCGTAGCCATAACCCACACCACCTTTCACGCCAAGGGTGCGAATGATATGCAGGATGACATCTTTGGCATAAACTCCTGGGTTGAGAGTGCCGTTAACTTCGATTTTGCGGACTTTCAGTTTGGAAAGGGCGAGAGTTTGGGAAGCGAGAACATCCCGGACTTGGCTAGTACCGATACCAAATGCGATCGCACCAAATGCCCCATGACTGGAAGTGTGGCTATCTCCACAAGCGATCGTCATTCCTGGTTGGGTTAGCCCAAGTTCTGGAGCGATGACGTGAACTATACCCTGACTACCAGAGCCAATATTGTAAAAAGTTATGTTATTTTCTTGACAGTTATTTTCGAGCGCCTGAATCATTTCCTCTGCCAAGGTATCGGCAAAGGGACGCGCCTGGTTTTCTGTCGGCACAATATGATCGACCGTGGCGACAGTCCGCTGTGGAAACAGTACTTTTAGACCCCTCTCGCGTAACATAGCAAAGGCCTGGGGACTGGTGACTTCATGAATTAGGTGAAGCCCAATAAATAGTTGTGTCAGCCCTGAGGGAAGTGTACCAACGGTGTGTAAGTCCCAAACTTTGTCAAACAGGGTACCTTTGCTCATACGTCAATCAGTATTTAAAGAGTCCGGTCTTAAATAGTATCAAAAAATAGTCTAGGTTTTGGCAGATAACTTAAATATTGTTAAACGCAGAGGGGAGGCAGCGCGCATTGGTGTCAACTTAACGCGAAACCGCACGTCCGCCAGGGATTGTAAATCCCTGTCTCATAGCTAAAGTCATCTGAAGATGACTAGATATCCCCAAAAATATTCAGTCTACTTCAGTAGACTTTAGCTATGAGCCAGAGAATGAATTCTCTGGCGGGTTATGAAGCCCGTAGCGCAGCTATTTCTAGCTTAAGTTGACACCAATGGGCAGCGTGTTGCGGGGGTTCCCTCCGTTGTAGCGACTGCCGTCGCACAGAGGTACGCAGAGAATTTGTGATGTGATTGGATCGCCTTTGAGGTAGTAAATGCGAAAATTCTCCGAAATATTGAGATGCAAAGATGTAAATAACTTTATCCTTTTCCACAAGGATGTGTTAAGACAATACGAGATAATTGCACTACCAGGTTATGCCCATAGATTTACGGGAATTTTATCAGGCTAGCGATCCCAGCAGAACTCTGTTTGTCAACAATAGCTCTGATGGCAAATATTACATAGATTTTTCCTCGGTACGAGGTGGTGATATTCTGGGCAAGCTGAAGCAGAAAATTACTTTTTTTAAGCCAAATGAACCCACTTGCACTTTATTTACTGGGCATATTGGTTGTGGGAAATCGACAGAACTATTACGGTTACAGGCAGAACTGGAAAAGTTAGGTTTCCATGTGGTCTATTTTGAGTCCAGTGACGACCTGGAAATGACCGATGTCGATATTGCTGATGTGCTGCTAGCGATCGCTCGTCGTGTAAGTCAAAGTCTTGATAAAATTACTCTGGAGTCACCTAACAAATTTAATGAGTTGCTGCAAGGTGCTTGGAAGGTCTTAAACTCCGAGGTGACAGCGGGAAAAGTTAAGCTTCCGGTGGTTGGTGATGTCGGTTTATCCGCAGATAAAGAAAAGTTGTCTCTGTCTGTGGGCATTGGTGAAATCACCGCGAAGATGAAAAATGACCCAACACTGCGAGAAAAACTCAATCAGTATTTAGCACCGCAGAAAACGAAACTGCTGGAAGCGATTAATCAAGAATTATTGGAACCTGCGATCGCTAAACTCAAACAGCAAGGTAAAAATGGTCTGGTGGTAATTGTCGATAATCTTGACCGCATAGATAATCGTGCCAAACCTTGGGGTCGTCCGCAGCAAGAATATTTATTTGTCGATCAGGGTGAGTTTTTGACGAAGCTGAATTGTCATCTCATCTACACCATGCCCTTATCTTTGAAGTTTTCCAATGATTACGGAATGCTAACCCAGCGTTTCCCAGAAGATCCCAAGGTGTTACCAATGGTACCTGTACAATGGTCTGATGGCAGTGTTCATACACAGGGAATGGCACTCATGCAGCAGATGGTACTAGCTAGAGCTTTTCCTGACTTGACACCAGAGGAGCGTTTAAGTAAAGTTACCGAAATTTTTGATAGTGCTGCTAGCCTAGAACGCTTATGTAAAATGAGCGGTGGTCATGTGCGAGATGTGTTAAGGCTGCTGAATACCTGGATTATGGAAGAGATGAGTCTTCCCTTAACCCGTGAAACCTTAGAGCAAGTGATTCGTTCTCGGCGGAATGAAATTATGTTGCCGATTTCTGAGGTTGAGTGGCAATTGTTACGTCACGTCAAGGAAAGAAAAAAGGTGAGTGATGACCACGGATATCAAAAACTGATTCGCAGTCGGTTTGTGTTTGAATATCGGGATAGTGGCGAGTCTTGGTTTGATGTTAATCCGGTTTTGGCAGAAGCGAAGGAGTTGCAGTGAAGTATCTTTCACTTACCCACTCACCCGCCAGGGATTAAAATCCCAGGCTAATAGCTAAAGTCCTCTTAAGAGGACTAATAATTACTTCCAGTCTACTAGTCCACTGAAGTGGACTTCAGCTATTAGCCTTGCACTTAAGTGCAAGGCGGGATATGTTGACTCAACGTCAAAACATATAGTCAAAATTCGCACCTGAAAAGCACATAAGCTTATGACAGACTCGCAATCACCAGAAGATGATCGTGTAAGCAGCAATCGCTCTCTGAAACAATTAGCTTGGGCGATCGAATCCTCTGTGGGACAGTTTAAGCTGATATTGGCACGGTGTAATTATGCTAGCTTGCGCGATCGCTTAATCTCCAAATTGCAGGAAATTTGTCAAGTTGAAATTCGTGTCTTGGCAGTGCAGCAATCTAACAGGACTCTTTATACTGCAATTCAGGAAGAATTCGGCGCAGAAATGCCAGCCTGTGTGATGGTTGTGGGTTTGGAATCAGTGCAGAATTTGTCTGTGATGTTAACTTCTGCAAATCAAGTGAGAGAGGAGTTTCGCAAGAATTTTGCTTTTCCCTTAGTGTTGTGGATTGACGATGAAATCTACAAGCAACTAATACAACTTGCGCCTGATTTGGAAAGTTGGGCAACTACGAGAGATTTTGCCATATCAACACAAGAATTAGTAGATTTTATTATCGAAACAGCTAATCAATGGTTTAGTAATAACTTCAAATTTAGCGTAGATGTATATATCAAACTGGAAAATGAGTTAGAAGCGGCGCAAAGAGAATTACTTAAAAAGCCAGATGTTTATAATTTAGAAATTGAAGCTAATTTAGAATCTTTGTTAGGTTTTATCAAACAGATAAATAATCAAACAGATTCGGCGTTAGAGCATTATCACAAAGCTGATAAACTCTGGCAGCAAAGTCATAATTTAGAACGACAGGCAAAAGTCCCTGAGTTTTCACCTCATCCTCAAAACCTAACCCCCCAGCCCCCTTCCCTACAAGTTAAGGGGGAGAATTCAAAGCCTCTCTCCTTGCAGGAGAGAGGTTTGGAGAGAGGTTTTTCCGATTCCATGAAACGACAGGTAAAAATCCTTAGTGAGATTGGCTTTTGTTATTATTTAAAAGCTTTTAAACATCAAGATATCAATCATCCAGATTGGCAAGCAACTTGGCATTATATTCAAGAGTATATAAATTTTATTAGCCGATTGAGAAGTCCAAATTTAATTGCTAATTCAGTAGTTAAATTCGGTGATATCTTGCGAGACTTGCAAAAGTGGGAAACCTTGCAGAGTCTTTCCGAACAAGCTTTAGTAATCCATCAAAATAACAACCAGCTAAGAGAATTAGCTAAAGATTACGGTTTTTTAGCTGAGGTAGCTTTGGCTCAAAAAAACTGGGTCAAAGCAAATCAGCTTGTTCAGCAAGCCTTAAAGATTTTTTCTACGATTCCCAATCTGGAATCAGCAAATACATCAGGGATTTTATCTGATATTCCCGAAAGAGATTTAAAATCAAAAGATTTGAGTTTATATCAGTTTATTTTAGGCCGTTCTCAATACCAATTAAGTCAAACTCAACAGGCAACTCTCAGCTTAGAAACTGCTAGGAATGTAGGTAATCCCCTAGAAGATGTCAGACTTTACTTGGATATTCTCAGATTTTTGCAGCAGCTTTACTTTGAGCAGAAAGAATATCTCAAAGCATACAAAATCAAACAGCAACAGCGTTCTATTGAACAGCAATTTGGTTTGCGGGCTTTTATTGGTGCAGGTAGATTAGAAGCTACCAAACAGGCATTTGTCGAGACATTGCGCTCAAACTCTCCCCAAGGAAACATTGCCCCAGAAATTGCTGCATCTGGTCGCCTCTTGGATGTAGAACGTTTGATTGAACGCATGGGTCGCCCTGATTATAAGTTGATAGTAATTCATGGGCAATCGGGTGTCGGCAAAAGTTCCCTGGTGAATGCGGGATTAGTGCCAGCTTTAAAGAATAAAGCGATCGGTACTCAAGATTATTTGTCGGTAGTAATGCGTGTTTATACCAACTGGGTGGAAGAGTTGGGGAATCTTTTGGGAAGAGATGAGGGGGATGTAGCTTTAGCTTCTCGCAGGGTGGAGGATGAGGGGGATGGGGGAGGATTAGAAGGTCAACATCGAGCCTCAGAAGGTCAACATCGAGCCTCAGAAGGTCAACATCGAGCCTCAGAAGGTCAACGTCGAGCCTCAGAAGGTCAACGTCGAGCTTCAGAAGGTCAACTTCGAGTCTCAGAACTCGGAACTCCGCAATATTTAATATCCAAACTCAAAGAAAACGAACAGCGCAACCTCCGCACGGTGTTAATTTTTGATCAATTTGAGGAATTTTTCTTTGTTTACACCGAACCTCTACAAAGGAAGCAATTCTTTGAGTTTCTGGGAGAGTGTCTGAATGTTCTATCAGTGAAAGTAATCTTATCACTGCGGGTAGATTACATCCATTACTTGCTAGAGTGCAATGATTTGTCCAGTCTCAAGATTATTGGCAATGATATTCTCAGCAATAATGTGCTTTACAAGTTGGGGAACTTCTCACCTGCTGATGCGAAGTCAATTATTCAGCGTTTAATTGAAAATACTAGTTTTCGCTTAGAACCTGCTTTAGTTGAACAAATGGTGCTGGATTTAGCCGGAGAATTGGGTGAAGTTCGTCCCATTGAGTTGCAGGTTGTGGGGGCACAACTGCAAACGGAGAATATTACAACTTTGGCGGAATATCTGCAACGTGGCACTAAGGACGAATTGGTTAAGCGTTATTTGGATGAAGTTGTTAATGATTGTGGTGAAGAAAATCAGCAAACAGCAGACATATTAATGTATTTGCTGACGGATGAAAAAGGAACTCGCCCTTTGAAGACTCGCGCTGAGTTAGAACGCGATTTGATGCCTTATTTCTCTGAGATCCCCCCAACCCCCCTTAAAAAGGGGGGCTTTATTCTTTCTATCCCCTTTTTAAGGCGATCGCCGAAGGCGGGGGGATCAGAAGCTAGGGCGGAACAAGGTTCTGAAATTAGTAAATTAGATTTAGTGTTGGAGATTCTTGTCCAATCCGGCTTAGTGGTTTTGCTACCAGAAAACTTCGCCGACCGTTATCAACTGGTACATGACTATATTGCCGCCTTTATCCGCCAGCAACAGGAACC encodes:
- the leuD gene encoding 3-isopropylmalate dehydratase small subunit, with amino-acid sequence MVSEVKTVSGRGIPLVGNDIDTDRIIPARYLKAVTFDGLGEGAFIDDRTALKGEHAFDQPQYKGANILIVNRNFGCGSSREHAPQAIAKWGIQALIGESFAEIFFGNCVAMGIPCLTADAVTVKQLQELVAANPQAGVTVNLETLQVQIGDYTAPVAIGEGTRSTFISGTWDACGQLVANAAQVKATAAKLPYVGWGNLVAS
- the leuC gene encoding 3-isopropylmalate dehydratase large subunit, encoding MSKGTLFDKVWDLHTVGTLPSGLTQLFIGLHLIHEVTSPQAFAMLRERGLKVLFPQRTVATVDHIVPTENQARPFADTLAEEMIQALENNCQENNITFYNIGSGSQGIVHVIAPELGLTQPGMTIACGDSHTSSHGAFGAIAFGIGTSQVRDVLASQTLALSKLKVRKIEVNGTLNPGVYAKDVILHIIRTLGVKGGVGYGYEFAGTTFEQMNMEERMTVCNMAIEGGARCGYVNPDQVTYDYLKGRDFAPKGGDWDKAVAWWDSIKSDADAQYDDVVVFDAAEISPTVTWGITPGQGIGVNQSVPQPEELLEEDRFIAEEAYRYMDLYPGQPIKGTKIDVCFIGSCTNGRISDLREAAKIAKGRHVAEGIKAFVVPGSERVKEEAEAEGLDKIFQEAGFEWREPGCSMCLAMNPDKLQGRQISASSSNRNFKGRQGSSSGRTLLMSPAMVATAAIKGEVSDVRELL
- a CDS encoding P-loop NTPase fold protein, giving the protein MPIDLREFYQASDPSRTLFVNNSSDGKYYIDFSSVRGGDILGKLKQKITFFKPNEPTCTLFTGHIGCGKSTELLRLQAELEKLGFHVVYFESSDDLEMTDVDIADVLLAIARRVSQSLDKITLESPNKFNELLQGAWKVLNSEVTAGKVKLPVVGDVGLSADKEKLSLSVGIGEITAKMKNDPTLREKLNQYLAPQKTKLLEAINQELLEPAIAKLKQQGKNGLVVIVDNLDRIDNRAKPWGRPQQEYLFVDQGEFLTKLNCHLIYTMPLSLKFSNDYGMLTQRFPEDPKVLPMVPVQWSDGSVHTQGMALMQQMVLARAFPDLTPEERLSKVTEIFDSAASLERLCKMSGGHVRDVLRLLNTWIMEEMSLPLTRETLEQVIRSRRNEIMLPISEVEWQLLRHVKERKKVSDDHGYQKLIRSRFVFEYRDSGESWFDVNPVLAEAKELQ
- a CDS encoding ribosome assembly protein 4 codes for the protein MTDSQSPEDDRVSSNRSLKQLAWAIESSVGQFKLILARCNYASLRDRLISKLQEICQVEIRVLAVQQSNRTLYTAIQEEFGAEMPACVMVVGLESVQNLSVMLTSANQVREEFRKNFAFPLVLWIDDEIYKQLIQLAPDLESWATTRDFAISTQELVDFIIETANQWFSNNFKFSVDVYIKLENELEAAQRELLKKPDVYNLEIEANLESLLGFIKQINNQTDSALEHYHKADKLWQQSHNLERQAKVPEFSPHPQNLTPQPPSLQVKGENSKPLSLQERGLERGFSDSMKRQVKILSEIGFCYYLKAFKHQDINHPDWQATWHYIQEYINFISRLRSPNLIANSVVKFGDILRDLQKWETLQSLSEQALVIHQNNNQLRELAKDYGFLAEVALAQKNWVKANQLVQQALKIFSTIPNLESANTSGILSDIPERDLKSKDLSLYQFILGRSQYQLSQTQQATLSLETARNVGNPLEDVRLYLDILRFLQQLYFEQKEYLKAYKIKQQQRSIEQQFGLRAFIGAGRLEATKQAFVETLRSNSPQGNIAPEIAASGRLLDVERLIERMGRPDYKLIVIHGQSGVGKSSLVNAGLVPALKNKAIGTQDYLSVVMRVYTNWVEELGNLLGRDEGDVALASRRVEDEGDGGGLEGQHRASEGQHRASEGQHRASEGQRRASEGQRRASEGQLRVSELGTPQYLISKLKENEQRNLRTVLIFDQFEEFFFVYTEPLQRKQFFEFLGECLNVLSVKVILSLRVDYIHYLLECNDLSSLKIIGNDILSNNVLYKLGNFSPADAKSIIQRLIENTSFRLEPALVEQMVLDLAGELGEVRPIELQVVGAQLQTENITTLAEYLQRGTKDELVKRYLDEVVNDCGEENQQTADILMYLLTDEKGTRPLKTRAELERDLMPYFSEIPPTPLKKGGFILSIPFLRRSPKAGGSEARAEQGSEISKLDLVLEILVQSGLVVLLPENFADRYQLVHDYIAAFIRQQQEPKLKQVMAELEKEREQRKQSEVKLNRVFKRALFGSITAGLGFAVLAAATFQWAIEANVSQINAINNSSEAFAVSGQYPDALITALRASSKLKHTLWAQHRSDISMLTVATLQQAVYLKPNEKKENRAIEVNTLEGHSSWVNSVVFSPDGQQLASASDDKTIKIWDVSSGKLLKSLTGHSSRVISVAYSPNRQQLASASLDKTIKIWDVSSGKILKSLTGHSSAVISVAYSPNGQQLASASWDKTIKIWDVSSGKILKSLTGHSSAVNSVAYSPNGQEVASASGDKTIKIWDINSGKILKSLTGHSNSVYSVAYSPNGQQLASASGDKTIKIWDINSGKLRQSLNGYRSVVKNIVYSPNGQDLVSASLDKTIKIWDVSSAKILKSLTGHGSWVNSVAYSPNGQQLASASGDKTIKIWDVSSGKILKSLSGHSNWVISVAYSPNKQELASASSDKTIKIWDANSGQLRQSLIGHSSNVYSVAYSPNGQQLASASADNTIKIWDVSNGQLLKSLTGHNSTVYSVAYSPTGQQLASASEDKTIKIWDAKSGQLLKSLTDHTSAVNNIAYSPNGHQLASVSRDNTIKIWDVSNGQLLKSLTGHNSTVYSVAYSPAGQQLASASEDNIIKIWDINSGELLKSLTGHSSGVRSIAYSPNGQQLASASYDKTIKIWDVSSGKLLKTLTGHRSEVFSVGYSPNGKQLVSGGYDKTIILWDLDFDNLLLSGCNLLNNYLIAHPEVLEELQTCQTQSRLTQGATVLVIQGEKLARNNDINGAVEKFGKAQQWDNKLKFDSQARAKELANQAK